In Rhodococcus rhodochrous, a single genomic region encodes these proteins:
- a CDS encoding AMP-binding protein, whose protein sequence is MSGLDVDRLPSYAQGAWDVPLLGDTIGDNLDRTAARFGDREALVDSAAGKRWSYSEFVADVDTLALGMLRAGITKGDRVGIWAPNCWQWVLVQYATAKIGAILVNINPAYRSHELQYVLEQAGVRMLVSAPTFKTSDYAQMIETVRPNCPDLEDVVLLDSPRWDELVDSGRAALTEDRAPLDAAQASLSPDDPINIQYTSGTTGFPKGATLSHHNVLNNGFFVGELCHYTERDRVCIPVPLYHCFGMTMGNLACTSHGATIVLPAPGFDPTATLSAVAEEKCTSLYGVPTMFIAELADPGFDNYDLSSLRTGIMAGSPCPVEVMKQVIDRMGMSEVSICYGMTETSPVSTQTRSDDSIERRVSTVGRVGPHLEVKVVDPVTGLTVPRGEPGELCTRGYSVMLGYWDQPDKTAEAIDAARWMHTGDIGVMDEDGYVSVTGRIKDMVIRGGENIYPREIEEFLYTHPDILDAQVVGVPDTKYGEELMAWIRMREGAAPLDAESLRAFCTGKLAHYKIPRYVHVVDEFPMTVTGKVRKVEMREQAIALLEAAGADGVR, encoded by the coding sequence ATGTCCGGCCTCGACGTCGACCGTCTGCCCAGCTACGCCCAGGGTGCCTGGGACGTCCCGCTGCTCGGCGACACCATCGGCGACAACCTCGACCGCACCGCCGCCCGCTTCGGCGACCGTGAGGCGCTCGTCGATTCCGCCGCCGGAAAGCGCTGGAGCTACAGCGAATTCGTCGCGGACGTCGACACGCTCGCGCTCGGTATGCTGCGGGCGGGCATCACCAAGGGCGACCGCGTCGGCATCTGGGCACCCAACTGCTGGCAGTGGGTGCTCGTGCAGTACGCGACCGCGAAGATCGGAGCGATCCTCGTCAACATCAACCCCGCCTACCGCTCGCACGAGCTGCAGTACGTCCTCGAGCAGGCCGGTGTGCGGATGCTGGTGTCCGCCCCGACGTTCAAGACCTCCGACTACGCGCAGATGATCGAGACCGTGCGGCCCAACTGTCCCGACCTCGAGGACGTCGTCCTGCTCGACTCGCCGCGGTGGGACGAACTCGTCGACTCCGGCCGCGCCGCGCTCACCGAGGACCGGGCACCGCTCGACGCGGCCCAGGCCTCGTTGTCGCCCGACGATCCGATCAACATCCAGTACACCTCGGGCACCACCGGTTTCCCCAAGGGCGCCACCCTCAGTCACCACAACGTGCTCAACAACGGTTTCTTCGTCGGCGAGCTGTGCCACTACACCGAACGCGACCGGGTCTGCATCCCCGTCCCGCTGTACCACTGCTTCGGGATGACGATGGGCAATCTCGCGTGCACGAGCCACGGCGCGACCATCGTGCTGCCGGCGCCGGGCTTCGATCCCACCGCGACGCTGAGCGCCGTCGCCGAGGAGAAGTGCACGTCGCTGTACGGCGTGCCGACGATGTTCATCGCCGAACTGGCCGACCCGGGATTCGACAACTACGACCTGTCGAGCCTGCGCACCGGCATCATGGCGGGATCACCGTGCCCGGTGGAGGTGATGAAGCAGGTCATCGACCGGATGGGCATGAGCGAGGTGTCCATCTGCTACGGCATGACCGAGACCTCCCCGGTCTCGACGCAGACCCGCAGCGACGACAGCATCGAGCGGCGCGTGAGCACCGTCGGTCGTGTCGGCCCGCATCTCGAGGTCAAGGTCGTCGACCCCGTCACCGGACTGACGGTGCCGCGCGGCGAACCCGGCGAACTGTGCACCCGCGGTTACTCGGTGATGCTCGGCTACTGGGATCAGCCCGACAAGACCGCCGAGGCGATCGACGCGGCCCGATGGATGCACACCGGCGACATCGGAGTCATGGACGAGGACGGGTACGTCTCGGTGACGGGCCGGATCAAGGACATGGTCATCCGGGGTGGGGAGAACATCTACCCCCGCGAGATCGAGGAATTCCTCTACACCCACCCGGACATCCTCGACGCCCAGGTGGTCGGCGTGCCCGACACGAAGTACGGCGAGGAACTGATGGCGTGGATCCGGATGCGCGAGGGCGCGGCGCCGCTCGACGCCGAGTCGCTCCGGGCGTTCTGCACCGGGAAACTCGCCCACTACAAGATCCCGCGTTACGTGCACGTGGTCGACGAGTTCCCGATGACGGTGACCGGAAAGGTCCGCAAGGTGGAGATGCGCGAGCAGGCGATCGCGCTGCTCGAGGCGGCCGGAGCAGACGGGGTCCGGTGA
- a CDS encoding MFS transporter has protein sequence MTSVSTPGAAEPPVAGPVGRSRPDPSTPRHAGPSKEGPGIRRVAVASCMGTTIEFYDFFIYGTAAALVFPTVFFPALGSTAGTVASFATFAVAFIARPVGAMLFGHFGDRIGRKKTLISTLLLMGISTLLIGLLPGAETIGVAAPIILVLLRFAQGFAVGGEWAGATLLTAEYAPPGQRGLYAMFPQLGPAIAFALSSGTFLFTGLALGDTNDAFLNYGWRIPFLLSIVLVGIGLYMRLAIEETPVFRAEQEARRSAPAAEIEAPRRLPFLDALRYQAKEIFLAGGALAIMFAFFYMGTAYLTSYATSKLGFDRPFVLMVGIASSLVFGLAIVLSALYSDRFGRKKVIMVSCAFSVVWALVLFPLLDTGSPIAFVLGMMITLAIFGIAYGPCGALLPEMFATRYRYTGAGLGYNFAGVLGGAIPPMIAAPLAASYGGIAIGIMLAAIGLVSLVCTAALVETRDRAL, from the coding sequence GTGACCAGTGTGTCGACCCCGGGGGCTGCCGAACCCCCCGTCGCCGGACCGGTGGGACGTTCGCGTCCCGATCCATCCACACCCCGCCACGCGGGACCCTCGAAGGAAGGGCCCGGCATCCGGCGCGTCGCCGTCGCCAGCTGCATGGGTACGACGATCGAGTTCTACGACTTCTTCATCTACGGCACCGCCGCAGCGCTCGTCTTCCCGACGGTCTTCTTCCCCGCGCTCGGATCGACCGCGGGTACCGTCGCCTCCTTCGCGACCTTCGCCGTCGCCTTCATCGCCCGCCCCGTGGGCGCAATGCTGTTCGGGCACTTCGGTGATCGCATCGGACGCAAGAAGACGCTGATCTCCACGCTGCTGCTGATGGGTATCTCCACCCTGCTCATCGGCCTTCTGCCCGGCGCCGAGACCATCGGTGTCGCCGCCCCGATCATCCTCGTGCTGTTGCGATTCGCCCAGGGCTTCGCAGTGGGCGGTGAGTGGGCCGGCGCGACCCTGCTCACCGCCGAATACGCGCCACCGGGTCAACGCGGTCTGTACGCGATGTTCCCGCAGCTCGGTCCCGCCATCGCCTTTGCCCTGTCGAGCGGAACCTTCCTGTTCACCGGTCTCGCCCTCGGCGACACCAACGACGCCTTCCTGAACTACGGTTGGCGGATCCCGTTCCTGCTCAGCATCGTTCTCGTCGGCATCGGCCTCTACATGCGCCTCGCCATCGAAGAGACTCCTGTCTTTCGTGCGGAGCAGGAAGCCCGCCGTAGCGCCCCGGCCGCCGAGATCGAGGCCCCGCGCCGGCTGCCCTTCCTCGACGCGTTGCGCTACCAGGCCAAGGAGATCTTCCTCGCCGGCGGCGCGCTGGCCATCATGTTCGCCTTCTTCTACATGGGCACGGCCTACCTGACCAGCTACGCGACCTCCAAGCTGGGATTCGATCGGCCGTTCGTCCTGATGGTGGGCATCGCCTCGTCGCTCGTCTTCGGTCTCGCGATCGTGCTGTCCGCGCTGTATTCCGACCGCTTCGGGCGCAAGAAGGTCATCATGGTCTCGTGCGCCTTCTCCGTGGTCTGGGCACTGGTGTTGTTCCCGCTCCTCGACACCGGCTCACCGATCGCGTTCGTGCTCGGGATGATGATCACCCTCGCGATCTTCGGTATCGCCTACGGACCGTGCGGAGCACTGCTGCCCGAGATGTTCGCGACCCGCTACCGCTACACCGGTGCCGGTCTGGGCTACAACTTCGCCGGTGTCCTCGGCGGCGCCATCCCGCCGATGATCGCCGCACCGCTCGCCGCCTCCTACGGCGGTATCGCGATCGGGATCATGCTGGCCGCGATCGGCCTCGTGAGCCTGGTCTGCACCGCCGCGCTCGTGGAGACCCGCGACCGGGCTCTCTGA
- a CDS encoding GAF domain-containing protein: MTDRGIATTNPWVALDPGADVAAHARAVLRAHGTFVSARGKDRLDGVRSVVRDSWSRSLQRGIDPDVVEQPALLSGHDLEEYRAGHPMSLIRPVVRKLLVEDAADSGLLVAITDGQGRLLWVEGDHAARDRALSMSFVEGADWSEDRVGTNAPGTALAVDHSVQIFGAEHFNRTVHEWSCSAAPVHDPTSGRVLGAIDITGGHRVAAPEVLQLVRATVAAAEAELRLHALSGRPLFPSATPRIETIGAGRPALHRGGERVGLSRRHAEILLILADHPEGLSSDRLAMLLDENELDSVTIRAEMSRLRKVLGAEHLGSRPYRLLTTLDTDVADVRRALDRGDVASAVRLCTGEILPGSVAPGIEEIRDELRSGVRAALLRCGEEHLLAQWTSSVHGREDITAWAAYRASIDPRSPRFAQVDATLTRLDRQLAT; this comes from the coding sequence ATGACGGATCGTGGAATCGCGACGACCAACCCCTGGGTGGCACTGGACCCCGGAGCGGACGTGGCCGCGCACGCACGTGCGGTGCTGCGCGCGCACGGCACGTTCGTCTCCGCACGCGGCAAGGATCGGCTCGACGGGGTGCGCTCGGTGGTCCGCGACTCGTGGAGTCGGAGCCTGCAACGCGGCATCGATCCCGACGTCGTCGAACAACCCGCACTGCTCTCCGGGCACGACCTCGAGGAGTACCGCGCCGGCCACCCTATGTCGCTGATCCGCCCGGTGGTGCGCAAGCTCCTCGTCGAGGACGCCGCCGACAGCGGACTGCTCGTCGCCATCACCGACGGGCAGGGACGGCTGCTGTGGGTCGAGGGCGATCACGCCGCGCGCGACCGCGCCCTGTCGATGAGCTTCGTCGAAGGGGCCGACTGGAGCGAGGACCGCGTCGGCACGAACGCTCCGGGAACGGCTCTCGCCGTAGATCATTCGGTGCAGATCTTCGGCGCCGAGCATTTCAACCGCACGGTGCACGAATGGAGTTGTTCGGCTGCTCCCGTGCACGACCCCACCAGCGGCCGGGTCCTCGGTGCCATCGACATCACCGGTGGGCATCGGGTCGCCGCGCCCGAGGTCCTGCAACTCGTCCGCGCGACGGTCGCGGCGGCGGAGGCCGAACTGCGGTTGCATGCCTTGAGCGGCCGCCCGCTGTTCCCCTCGGCGACGCCGCGCATCGAGACGATCGGCGCCGGGCGGCCCGCCCTGCACCGCGGAGGCGAACGCGTCGGCCTGTCCCGCCGGCACGCCGAGATCCTGCTGATCCTCGCCGATCATCCCGAGGGCCTGAGCTCCGACCGGCTCGCGATGCTGCTCGACGAGAACGAACTCGACTCGGTGACCATCCGCGCCGAGATGTCGCGCCTGCGCAAGGTGCTCGGGGCCGAACACCTCGGATCGCGGCCCTACCGGCTGCTCACCACGCTCGACACCGATGTCGCGGACGTGCGTCGCGCACTCGACCGCGGCGACGTGGCCTCGGCGGTCCGCCTCTGTACCGGGGAGATCCTGCCCGGATCGGTGGCGCCGGGCATCGAGGAGATCCGCGACGAACTCCGCTCGGGCGTGCGGGCGGCGCTGTTGCGCTGCGGCGAGGAGCATCTGCTCGCGCAATGGACCTCGTCCGTCCACGGTCGCGAGGACATCACCGCCTGGGCGGCCTACCGGGCATCGATCGATCCTCGGTCGCCCCGCTTCGCGCAGGTCGATGCCACATTGACCCGATTGGACAGGCAGCTCGCAACGTAG
- a CDS encoding DUF779 domain-containing protein, whose translation MTVPRIVATVDAVALLRRLAQRNGPLMMHQSGGCCDGSAPMCYPDGDFVVGDRDVLLGVLDLRLGAGETRSDPPVGADAVPVWISGSQFEAWKHTCLVLDVVPGRGSGFSLESPEGVRFLSRGRAFTPDELALLEADRPLTGRDREAGVEPAVSDVPTVVAEAADACPVPGLSP comes from the coding sequence GTGACCGTCCCGCGAATCGTGGCGACCGTCGATGCCGTCGCCCTGCTGCGCCGTCTCGCGCAGCGCAACGGACCGCTCATGATGCACCAGTCCGGCGGATGCTGCGACGGCTCCGCGCCGATGTGTTATCCCGACGGCGATTTCGTCGTCGGTGACCGCGACGTGCTCCTCGGAGTCCTCGACCTGCGTCTCGGGGCAGGGGAGACCCGCTCCGATCCGCCGGTCGGCGCCGACGCCGTGCCGGTGTGGATCTCCGGTTCGCAGTTCGAGGCGTGGAAGCACACCTGTCTCGTCCTCGACGTGGTGCCCGGACGCGGCTCCGGGTTCAGTCTCGAAAGTCCGGAGGGGGTGCGGTTCCTCAGCAGGGGGCGCGCATTCACCCCCGACGAACTGGCCCTCCTGGAAGCCGACCGGCCGCTCACCGGGCGGGACCGGGAGGCCGGCGTGGAGCCCGCCGTGTCCGATGTGCCCACCGTGGTCGCCGAGGCCGCCGACGCGTGCCCGGTGCCCGGCCTGTCCCCGTGA
- a CDS encoding GlsB/YeaQ/YmgE family stress response membrane protein: MGQIIGTIIFGAVIGILARLVIPGKQAMGMIITIIIGIIGALIGYWIWGMISSEGNEDTSGIDWIRWIISIAVAVVLTLIYTSATRERR; the protein is encoded by the coding sequence ATGGGACAAATCATCGGCACCATCATCTTCGGCGCAGTCATCGGCATCCTCGCCCGGTTGGTGATCCCGGGTAAGCAGGCGATGGGCATGATCATCACGATCATCATCGGCATCATCGGCGCGCTGATCGGCTACTGGATCTGGGGCATGATCTCGTCCGAAGGCAACGAGGACACCTCCGGCATCGACTGGATCCGCTGGATCATCTCCATCGCCGTCGCGGTGGTTCTCACTCTCATCTACACCTCTGCGACGCGCGAGAGGAGATAG
- the adh gene encoding aldehyde dehydrogenase, with translation MTVYARPGSPDALMSFRSRYDNWIGGQWVPPVKGEYFENVTPVTGQVFTEVARGTEEDIELALDAAHAAAPAWGKTSPAERAVILNKIADRIEENLESIALAESWDNGKPIRETLNADIPLAIDHFRYFAGAIRAQEGSISEINSETVAYHFHEPLGVVGQIIPWNFPILMAVWKLAPALAAGNAVVLKPAEQTPASILHLISIIGDLLPPGVVNIVNGFGVEAGKPLASSPRIRKIAFTGETTTGRLIMQYASQNLIPVTLELGGKSPNIFFSDVLSANDDYQDKALEGFTMFALNQGEVCTCPSRALIQQDIFDDFLSLAAVRTKAVRQGDPLDTDTMIGAQASNDQLEKILSYIEIGKSEGAKVITGGERADLGGDLSGGYYVQPTIFQGDNKMRIFQEEIFGPVVSVTSFSDFDDAISIANDTLYGLGAGVWSRDGGVAYRAGRAIQAGRVWTNTYHQYPAHAAFGGYKQSGIGRENHHMMLDHYQQTKNLLVSYAPKAQGFF, from the coding sequence ATGACCGTGTACGCCCGTCCCGGTTCGCCCGACGCCCTCATGTCCTTCCGGTCCCGGTACGACAACTGGATCGGCGGCCAGTGGGTGCCGCCGGTGAAGGGGGAGTACTTCGAGAACGTCACCCCCGTCACCGGCCAGGTGTTCACCGAGGTCGCTCGCGGCACCGAAGAGGACATCGAACTCGCGCTCGACGCAGCCCACGCCGCCGCACCGGCCTGGGGGAAGACCTCGCCCGCCGAACGCGCGGTGATCCTCAACAAGATCGCCGACCGCATCGAGGAGAACCTCGAGTCGATCGCCCTCGCCGAGTCGTGGGACAACGGCAAGCCCATCCGCGAGACCCTCAACGCCGACATCCCGCTCGCGATCGACCACTTCCGCTACTTCGCGGGAGCCATTCGCGCGCAGGAGGGTTCGATCTCCGAGATCAACTCCGAGACGGTCGCCTACCACTTCCACGAGCCGCTCGGCGTCGTCGGCCAGATCATCCCGTGGAACTTCCCGATCCTCATGGCCGTGTGGAAGCTCGCGCCGGCCCTGGCCGCCGGCAACGCGGTGGTCCTCAAGCCCGCCGAGCAGACCCCGGCGTCGATCCTGCACCTGATCTCGATCATCGGCGACCTGCTGCCGCCCGGCGTGGTCAACATCGTCAACGGTTTCGGTGTGGAGGCGGGCAAGCCGCTCGCGTCGAGCCCGCGCATCCGCAAGATCGCGTTCACCGGTGAGACCACCACCGGCCGGCTGATCATGCAGTACGCCTCGCAGAACCTGATCCCGGTCACCCTCGAACTCGGTGGCAAGAGCCCGAACATCTTCTTCTCCGACGTGCTGTCGGCGAACGACGACTACCAGGACAAGGCGCTCGAAGGCTTCACGATGTTCGCCCTCAACCAGGGTGAGGTGTGCACGTGCCCGTCGCGTGCGCTGATCCAGCAGGACATCTTCGACGACTTCCTCTCGCTCGCCGCGGTCCGCACCAAGGCCGTCCGCCAGGGCGATCCGCTCGACACCGACACGATGATCGGCGCTCAGGCCTCGAACGACCAGCTCGAGAAGATCCTGTCGTACATCGAGATCGGCAAGAGCGAGGGTGCCAAGGTCATCACCGGTGGTGAGCGCGCCGATCTCGGCGGCGACCTCTCGGGCGGCTACTACGTGCAGCCGACGATCTTCCAAGGCGACAACAAGATGCGCATCTTCCAGGAGGAGATCTTCGGCCCGGTCGTGTCCGTGACGTCCTTCAGCGATTTCGACGATGCGATCTCGATCGCCAACGACACCCTCTACGGTCTCGGTGCCGGTGTGTGGTCCCGCGACGGTGGCGTCGCCTACCGTGCCGGTCGCGCCATCCAGGCCGGCCGGGTGTGGACGAACACCTACCACCAGTACCCCGCGCACGCGGCTTTCGGTGGTTACAAGCAGTCCGGCATCGGCCGCGAGAACCACCACATGATGCTCGACCACTACCAGCAGACGAAGAACCTCCTGGTGTCCTACGCCCCCAAGGCACAGGGCTTCTTCTGA
- a CDS encoding acetoacetate--CoA ligase produces the protein MEPQWTPTDVDIEQANVTGFTRFVEERHGLDLPDYRALWQWSVDEPGDFWQAVWDAFDVVSHTDPGPALADAAMPGAVWFPGARLNFAEYVFRERPPDEAAIVHLDEEGHRREIGWAELERRTAALAATLRAHGVGEGDRVVGYLPNIPEAIVALLATASIGAVWAGCGQDYAVPAAIDRLGRLEPRALVTATGYRYAGRRHDRADEVNRLRAAMPGLALTVVVSDGGTSVDTDGEPPSDTTGQTGAVLDWQDAVSGDADLEPLPVAFDHPLWVVFSSGTTGPPKGLVHGHGGVLLEHLKALSLHLDLRPGDRFLWYTSPSWMMWNFLLSGLLVGCTVVTYDGAPSHPEVDRLWRIAADENVTVLGTSPGYVLACIKAGVVPQDDHDLSALRGVGVTGSTLPASSSSWLARNAGEHVQVMSISGGTDVVTAFVGAVPTVPVWPGEISVPCLGVAVDAFDEAGRPVRGEVGELVVTAPMPSMPVRFWNDPDGSRYRDSYFSVYPGVWRHGDWITITERGTFEMHGRSDSTLNRHGVRMGSADIYQAVETLPEIVESLVLGIERPDGTYRMPLFVVLADGATLTDDLKERIRAAVREHASPRHVPDEIVAAPGVPHTRTGKKLEVPLKRILQGADPARAVDRTAIDDPDLLDWYRSQA, from the coding sequence GTGGAACCGCAATGGACCCCGACAGACGTCGATATCGAGCAGGCGAACGTCACCGGGTTCACCCGGTTCGTCGAGGAGAGACACGGACTCGACCTGCCCGACTACCGGGCGTTGTGGCAGTGGTCCGTCGACGAGCCCGGTGATTTCTGGCAGGCCGTGTGGGATGCCTTCGACGTCGTCTCCCACACCGATCCCGGCCCGGCTCTGGCCGACGCCGCCATGCCCGGCGCCGTGTGGTTCCCGGGCGCGAGACTGAACTTCGCCGAGTACGTCTTCCGGGAGCGTCCCCCGGACGAGGCAGCCATCGTCCACCTCGACGAGGAGGGACACCGGCGCGAGATCGGCTGGGCCGAACTCGAACGTCGCACGGCCGCGCTCGCCGCGACCCTCCGAGCGCACGGGGTGGGGGAGGGCGACCGTGTCGTCGGTTACCTGCCGAACATCCCCGAAGCGATCGTCGCCCTGCTCGCCACGGCGAGCATCGGCGCCGTCTGGGCGGGCTGCGGACAGGACTACGCCGTGCCCGCGGCGATCGACCGTCTGGGCCGGCTCGAACCGCGCGCACTCGTCACGGCGACCGGGTACCGCTACGCAGGACGGCGGCACGACCGCGCCGACGAGGTGAACCGGCTCCGCGCCGCGATGCCCGGCCTCGCCCTGACGGTCGTCGTGTCGGACGGCGGGACGTCCGTCGATACGGACGGCGAGCCGCCGTCGGACACGACCGGGCAGACCGGGGCCGTCCTGGACTGGCAGGACGCCGTCTCCGGCGACGCCGACCTCGAACCCCTGCCCGTCGCCTTCGACCACCCGCTGTGGGTGGTCTTCTCCTCGGGCACCACCGGCCCGCCGAAGGGCCTCGTGCACGGCCACGGCGGTGTGCTGCTCGAGCATCTCAAGGCGTTATCGCTGCACCTCGACCTCCGTCCCGGCGACCGCTTCCTCTGGTACACCAGCCCGAGCTGGATGATGTGGAACTTCCTGCTCTCGGGACTGCTCGTGGGATGCACCGTCGTCACCTACGACGGCGCCCCCTCCCATCCCGAGGTCGATCGCCTGTGGCGGATCGCGGCCGACGAGAACGTCACGGTGCTCGGGACGAGCCCCGGATACGTGCTGGCCTGCATCAAGGCCGGTGTCGTCCCGCAGGACGACCACGATCTGTCGGCCCTCCGCGGCGTCGGAGTCACCGGGTCGACGCTGCCCGCCTCCTCGTCGTCGTGGCTGGCGCGCAATGCGGGGGAACACGTGCAGGTGATGTCCATCTCCGGCGGGACCGATGTCGTCACGGCATTCGTCGGGGCCGTCCCCACGGTGCCGGTGTGGCCGGGGGAGATCTCGGTGCCCTGCCTCGGTGTGGCGGTCGACGCCTTCGACGAGGCGGGCCGACCGGTGCGCGGAGAGGTCGGCGAACTCGTCGTGACCGCTCCCATGCCGTCGATGCCGGTGCGGTTCTGGAACGACCCGGACGGCAGTCGTTACCGCGACTCCTATTTCTCCGTCTATCCGGGCGTGTGGCGGCACGGCGACTGGATCACGATCACCGAGCGCGGCACCTTCGAGATGCACGGCCGGTCCGACTCCACGCTCAACCGTCACGGCGTGCGGATGGGCAGTGCCGACATCTACCAGGCCGTGGAGACCCTGCCCGAGATCGTCGAGTCGCTCGTCCTCGGCATCGAACGACCCGACGGCACGTACCGCATGCCGTTGTTCGTCGTCCTCGCCGACGGAGCCACGCTCACCGACGACCTGAAGGAACGGATCCGTGCGGCCGTGCGCGAGCACGCCTCGCCCCGGCACGTGCCCGACGAGATCGTCGCCGCGCCCGGGGTGCCGCACACCCGCACCGGTAAGAAGCTCGAGGTTCCCCTCAAACGGATCCTGCAGGGAGCCGATCCCGCCAGGGCGGTGGACCGCACCGCGATCGACGACCCGGACCTGCTCGATTGGTACCGCAGCCAGGCGTGA
- the mftG gene encoding mycofactocin system GMC family oxidoreductase MftG, protein MIPAHADVVIVGGGSCGCVLAAGLSDDPDRTVLLLEEGAAFGSASAVPREIRDAAVLPVGPESPWTADFPARLTPDVEATVTRGRVLGGSGAVNGAYFVRARPDDFASWPTSWSYEQVLPYFRAVETDADVPGDLHGSSGPIPVARVPRERMHPLSRAFVDAAEDAGFTPVADLNAPGPDGVGAVPSNLRDGTRVGPFLAYLAPVLDRPNLTIAGGTTATRIVMSGGRAAGVEIAGPDGPRTISAGHVIVAAGAVRSPQLLMLSGIGPADELRRLGIVPLHDLPGVGRNFSDHPEFTVPYRFRPGLPSHTVLLETVVHTGNLELRPYTAAFGAAIPGSGIADPVLGVVLTRPRSRGRIVLDERDPRRPPLLDYRYLTDPADRQALEEGVRLAADLLAATTGVVEAGSVDASGGTLGTSLHLSGTCRMGDDEHAVVDEWCRVRGIEGLSVVDTSVFPQVPSRGPHATAVMLAHRVAATARDALPHTV, encoded by the coding sequence ATGATCCCGGCGCACGCCGATGTGGTGATCGTCGGCGGCGGAAGCTGCGGCTGCGTTCTCGCCGCCGGGCTCAGCGACGATCCGGACCGCACCGTGCTGCTGCTCGAGGAGGGCGCGGCGTTCGGATCGGCATCCGCTGTTCCGCGCGAGATCCGTGATGCCGCCGTCCTTCCGGTGGGTCCGGAGAGCCCGTGGACCGCAGACTTTCCCGCACGGCTGACTCCGGATGTCGAGGCGACCGTGACGCGAGGCCGGGTGCTCGGCGGCTCCGGCGCGGTCAACGGCGCCTACTTCGTGCGTGCGCGACCCGACGACTTCGCGTCGTGGCCCACCTCGTGGTCGTACGAGCAGGTACTGCCGTACTTCCGGGCCGTCGAGACCGACGCGGATGTCCCCGGCGACCTGCACGGAAGTTCCGGCCCGATACCGGTCGCCCGGGTGCCGCGTGAACGGATGCATCCGCTCTCGCGTGCCTTCGTCGACGCTGCCGAGGACGCAGGATTCACACCGGTCGCCGACCTCAACGCCCCCGGACCCGACGGGGTGGGTGCGGTCCCGTCGAACCTCCGCGACGGCACGAGGGTGGGTCCGTTCCTCGCGTACCTGGCGCCCGTCCTGGACCGGCCGAATCTGACGATCGCCGGCGGGACGACCGCGACGCGCATCGTGATGTCGGGCGGTCGCGCGGCGGGCGTCGAGATCGCCGGACCCGACGGACCACGCACGATCTCGGCCGGACACGTGATCGTCGCCGCGGGCGCGGTGAGGTCCCCGCAGCTGCTGATGCTCTCCGGGATCGGACCGGCCGACGAGCTGCGACGGCTCGGCATCGTGCCGCTGCACGACCTTCCCGGGGTGGGTCGAAACTTCTCCGACCATCCGGAGTTCACCGTCCCGTACCGCTTCCGCCCGGGTCTCCCGTCGCACACGGTGCTGCTCGAGACGGTCGTGCACACCGGCAACCTCGAACTGCGCCCGTACACCGCGGCATTCGGAGCGGCGATCCCCGGCAGTGGCATCGCCGATCCGGTGCTCGGCGTCGTCCTGACGCGCCCACGCAGTCGCGGACGCATCGTGCTCGACGAACGCGACCCGCGACGTCCACCCCTGCTCGACTACCGATACCTGACCGACCCGGCCGACCGGCAAGCCCTGGAGGAGGGTGTCCGACTCGCCGCCGACCTCCTCGCCGCGACCACCGGCGTCGTCGAGGCCGGCAGCGTGGACGCGAGCGGCGGCACGCTCGGAACGTCGCTGCACCTGTCCGGAACGTGCCGGATGGGCGACGACGAGCACGCCGTGGTCGACGAGTGGTGCCGCGTGCGCGGGATCGAGGGGTTGAGCGTCGTCGACACCTCGGTGTTTCCGCAGGTCCCCAGCCGTGGACCCCATGCCACCGCGGTGATGCTCGCCCACCGCGTCGCCGCGACCGCGAGGGATGCCCTGCCGCACACGGTGTGA